The following coding sequences are from one Humulus lupulus chromosome X, drHumLupu1.1, whole genome shotgun sequence window:
- the LOC133803426 gene encoding protein-tyrosine sulfotransferase-like: MDPAQKFSLLLLFLGLVYVLASASSLKYDFGHCERVVQEWAFSSLEEEIKADKHTLRDLLFFLHIPRTGGRTYFHCFLRKLYPNSLECPRSYDKLRFDPRKRKCRFLVTHDDYSMVSKLPKQSTSVVTILRDPVDRVFSTYEFSIEVAARFLVHPNLTSATQMAKRLRAKTTGVSTLDIWPWKYLVPWMREDLFACRDTRKHRGLNDIMSSDPYDTPEIAMPLHEYIHDPIAHDIVHNGATFQVAGLTNNSYTPESHFVRHCVQKYKVLGHHVLQVAKKRLDDMLYVGLTEEHRESATMFANVVGSQVISQLRASSSKTKGSAGKKSGCF; this comes from the exons ATGGATCCTGCTCAGAAGTTCTCCTTGCTGCTGTTATTTCTTGGATTGG TCTATGTATTAGCGAGCGCCTCTTCTCTTAAGTATGATTTTGGGCATTGCGAAAGAGTTGTCCAGGAATGGGCTTTTTCTTCTCTTGAAGAAGAAATCAAAGCAGACAAACACACATTAAGGGATTTGCTGTTCTTCCTACACATCCCTAGAACAGGAGGACGGACATATTTTCATTG TTTTTTGAGAAAGTTGTATCCTAACTCTTTGGAATGCCCCCGATCTTATGATAAACTGCGATTTGATCCAAG AAAGCGCAAATGCAGGTTTCTGGTTACTCATGATGACTACAGCATGGTATCCAAACTTCCAAAGCAGAGCACGTCAGTAGTGACAATACTCAGGGATCCAGTTGACCGTGTCTTTAGTACTTATGAATTTTCAATAGAAGTAGCAGCTAGGTTTTTGGTGCATCCTAATTTAACTTCTGCAACACAAATGGCTAAACGATTGCGTGCTAAAACAACTGGTGTAAGCACACTGGATATATGGCCCTGGAAATATTTGGTTCCATGGATGAGGGAAGACCTTTTTGCTTGT AGAGATACTAGAAAGCATAGGGGCTTAAATGACATCATGAGCAGTGACCCATATGACACGCCGGAGATTGCTATGCCATTGCATGAGTACATTCATGATCCTATTGCTCATGACATAGTTCACAATGGAGCAACATTTCAG GTTGCAGGTTTGACAAACAACTCCTATACTCCAGAATCACATTTTGTGCGCCATTGTGTGCAAAAGTACAAGGTTCTTGGTCATCATGTGCTTCAAGTAGCAAAG AAAAGATTAgatgatatgttatatgttggTCTTACTGAAGAACACAGAGAATCTGCAACCATGTTTGCAAATGTAGTTGGTTCGCAAGTGATTTCCCAGCTCAGAGCATCAAGTTCAAAAACAAAGGGAAGTGCTGGCAAGAAATCAG GCTGCTTTTAG